A genomic segment from Nicotiana tabacum cultivar K326 chromosome 7, ASM71507v2, whole genome shotgun sequence encodes:
- the LOC107770818 gene encoding uncharacterized protein LOC107770818 — protein MPPKKMGVNSKAEAARARKGAAESERKDRETREKEEQYWREAEGAKSRAAKKREEEAEKRAEAAAKKAEARRLAELEEKELEKSMKKPDKKANRVSIPVPKVTEAELRRRKEEEQVALAKKAEEEKRRQSRMAAEGEYEKTVLVTNRNRDDSIIEASTVDDAIASLAISDSLPPDRHPEKRLRAAFKAFEEAELPVLKEEKPGLTHTQYKDLIWKLWKKSPDNPLNQIADKS, from the exons ATGCCGCCGAAGAAAATGGGAGTAAACAGTAAAGCCGAAGCGGCTAGGGCTCGAAAGGGCGCCGCCGAATCCGAACGCAAAGACCGTGAaactcgggaaaaagaagagcaGTATTGGCGCGAAGCCGAGGGAGCGAAGTCACGTGCCGCCAAAAAACGCGAAGAAGAAGCCGAGAAGCGAGCCGAGGCCGCAGCAAAGAAAGCGGAGGCGCGTAGGCTTGCCGAGCTGGAGGAGAAAGAGCTCGAGAAGTCGATGAAGAAGCCGGATAAGAAAGCCAATCGCGTCTCGATTCCAGTACCGAAGGTGACCGAGGCGGAGCTACGGCGGAGAAAGGAGGAGGAGCAAGTGGCGTTAGCGAAGAAGGCGGAGGAGGAGAAGCGGAGGCAGAGCCGTATGGCGGCGGAGGGGGAGTATGAAAAAACGGTTCTTGTAACTAATAGGAATCGTGATGATTCAATTATTGAGGCTAGTACTGTGGATGATGCCATTGCTTCATTGGCTATTTCAGATAGTTTGCCACCTGATAGGCATCCTGAGAAGAGACTCAGAGCTGCCTTTAAG GCTTTTGAGGAGGCTGAGCTTCCTGTTCTAAAGGAGGAAAAACCAGGTCTGACACACACTCAGTATAAAGACTTGATTTGGAAGCTATGGAAGAAGTCTCCGGATAATCCTCTTAACCAG ATTGCAGATAAATCTTAG
- the LOC107770820 gene encoding GDSL esterase/lipase At5g55050-like — translation MEKICHFSLLIVLSLSTFGPNLVNADAQRPAPPPIFILGDSTADVGTNSYIPDCHATANFPHNGIDFVHSRPTGRFSNGLNSADHLARLFGYNSSPPPFLFLHSLKYGLQLGIYRGVNFASGGSGLLEETGLQLNVLNLPQQINQFVTVRKNLTAALGHESTKALLARSLFCISTGSNDIFVYFKTRSTMPKEEFINLLMEAYENHIKTLYSLGARKFGIISVPPVGCCPANRLLNATKCFEPMNDFARCFHSALDKLMCNLSSELHGMKYALGDTYKMTIDVIDNPRPFNFSNVDTACCGHGTLNAEGICNPTANLCSDRRKFIFWDLFHPTQAAAQLAANTLYGGPTQYVSPINFAQLAAEN, via the exons ATGGAAAAGATATGTCATTTCTCTCTTCTTATTGTCCTGAGTCTATCTACATTCGGCCCCAACTTAGTCAATGCTGATGCACAGCGGCCAGCGCCACCGCCTATTTTCATACTAGGGGATTCAACAGCAGATGTTGGAACTAATTCTTACATCCCTGACTGCCATGCAACAGCTAACTTTCCTCATAATGGCATTGATTTTGTCCACTCAAGGCCAACTGGAAGATTCAGCAATGGCCTAAACAGTGCTGATCATCTTG CAAGGCTTTTCGGATACAATAGCAGCCCGCCCCCTTTTCTATTTCTTCACAGCCTGAAATACGGTCTTCAATTGGGAATATATCGAGGTGTAAACTTCGCCTCAGGAGGTTCTGGTCTCCTCGAGGAGACTGGTTTACAGCTG AATGTCCTGAACTTGCCACAGCAGATAAACCAATTTGTCACTGTACGCAAGAATCTGACTGCTGCACTTGGTCATGAATCAACAAAAGCATTGCTCGCGAGATCTTTATTCTGCATCAGTACCGGAAGCAATGACATTTTTGTTTATTTCAAGACCAGAAGTACAATGCCTAAAGAAGAGTTTATCAACCTTCTCATGGAAGCGTACGAGAACCACATAAAG ACTTTGTACAGCCTCGGAGCACGCAAGTTTGGCATCATAAGCGTGCCACCAGTTGGTTGTTGTCCAGCCAACAGACTTTTGAACGCAACAAAGTGTTTCGAGCCTATGAATGATTTTGCCCGATGTTTCCATTCAGCTCTTGACAAGTTAATGTGCAACCTAAGCTCAGAGCTGCACGGGATGAAGTATGCGCTAGGGGACACATACAAAATGACCATAGACGTTATAGATAATCCACGTCCCTTCA ACTTCTCAAATGTGGACACAGCCTGCTGTGGACATGGAACACTAAACGCCGAAGGAATTTGTAATCCAACAGCTAATCTTTGTTCAGATCGCAGAAAGTTTATATTCTGGGATTTGTTCCACCCAACACAAGCTGCTGCACAGTTGGCGGCTAATACACTGTATGGTGGTCCAACACAATATGTTTCTCCAATTAATTTTGCTCAGCTGGCTGCAGAAAATTAG
- the LOC107770819 gene encoding putative serine/threonine-protein kinase PBL21 isoform X1 — translation MFGSSSAKGGISSLLRRRRVPKAKKRTIVVGLKSDNSSREMLLRLLTSVVMPGDYVLAVHVQQPNDIFDPNTFHRHEDICKSKQVDFQIKVCVGESYISELSNQVRINFATMLAVGCSSPCDQIVGKLLKELPPTCLLLVMDKGGKVLLQKSGTSQEGAPIKVLHSSESSLSASSSSTESRNKYQIQKSLSMPCSSTSTSSQPTENATFPRTRKYLQHKNTAAKNLFQRLAYLEMICCTRRFTIDELRCATDNFSPNLLTGEGGHSRVYRANLDNGQVAAVKVLKNTQYSEDDLFGEVEILSNLKHENIIQLVGYCYSKDMEAIVYNLLKDSLKQRLKQLNWNTRMQVAIGVARGLEYLHSQTPPIIHRDVKSSNILLSGDCHPQLSDFGAAVVHQQTQQDSAFVKPVHVVGTFGYLAPEYIMYGKVDEKIDVYSYGVVLLELITGKEAIQTDLESHHESLVLWARSLLSCGLCDLLVDPDLSENYNKDEMKTVILAARLCLLHSSSRRPTMKTILRLFEEPEHWLELQRRREELLDGIGLKDESCLCRCYASDSDETMLIEDG, via the exons ATGTTTGGTAGTTCAAGTGCCAAAGGAGGAATTTCCTCACTCCTGAGAAGAAGGAGAGTGCCCAAGGCCAAGAAGCGAACAATTGTGGTCGGTCTCAAATCCGACAATAGCAGCAGAGAAATGCTGCTTCGTTTGCTCACTTCAGTTGTAATGCCCGGAGACTATGTTCTGGCTGTTCATGTACAACAACCTAATGATATTTTTGATCCAAATACTTTTCACAGACATGAGGATATCTGCAAATCAAAGCAG gtGGATTTTCAAATCAAGGTTTGTGTAGGAGAGTCGTATATAAGTGAGCTGAGTAATCAAGTACGTATAAACTTTGCCACAATGCTTGCCGTTGGATGCAGCAGCCCCTG TGATCAGATTGTTGGCAAACTTTTGAAAGAATTGCCTCCTACTTGCTTACTTCTTGTAATGGATAAGGGAGGAAAAGTCCTACTCCAGAAGTCGGGGACTTCACAAGAAGGCGCTCCAATTAAAGTTCTACATTCATCTGAGTCCTCTCTGTCAGCTTCCAGCAGCTCTACAGAATCGAGAAATAAGTATCAGATTCAAAAATCTTTGTCAATGCCGTGTTCCTCAACATCAACGTCATCACAGCCGACTGAAAATGCAACTTTTCCTAGGACCAGGAAGTATTTGCAGCACAAAAATACTGCAGCTAAGAATCTGTTTCAGAGGTTAGCTTACTTAGAGATGATTTGCTGCACCAGACGCTTCACAATTGATGAACTTAGATGTGCAACAGATAACTTCAGTCCCAATCTGTTGACTGGAGAGGGTGGTCATAGTAGAGTCTATCGAGCTAATCTCGACAACGGGCAGGTTGCAGCAGTGAAAGTCCTTAAAAACACACAATATTCCGAAGATGATCTGTTCGGGGAAGTTGAAATATTGAGCAATCTGAAACACGAGAACATAATTCAGCTTGTCGGTTACTGTTACAGTAAAGACATGGAAGCAATCGTGTATAATCTACTGAAGGACAGTTTAAAGCAAAGGCTAAAACAGCTTAATTGGAACACAAGGATGCAAGTTGCTATAGGAGTGGCAAGGGGATTAGAATACCTCCATTCTCAAACCCCTCCTATCATTCACAGAGATGTGAAATCATCAAACATTCTCTTATCTGGCGATTGCCACCCACAA CTATCAGATTTTGGAGCAGCAGTAGTACACCAGCAAACTCAGCAAGATTCAGCTTTTGTGAAACCAGTTCACGTTGTTGGGACATTTGGATACCTGGCGCCTGAGTACATTATGTATGGCAAAGTTGATGAAAAGATAGATGTATACTCTTACGGGGTAGTCCTGTTGGAATTGATCACAGGGAAAGAGGCCATCCAAACAGACCTGGAATCTCATCATGAAAGCTTAGTGCTGTGG GCGAGGTCTCTACTCAGTTGCGGTCTTTGTGATCTTCTTGTTGATCCTGACTTAAGCGAGAACTACAACAAAGATGAGATGAAAACAGTGATTCTTGCAGCACGGCTCTGCCTCTTGCATTCATCTTCAAGGAGGCCAACGATGAAAACA ATTCTGCGTTTATTTGAGGAGCCAGAGCACTGGTTAGAACTGCAGAGAAGGAGAGAAGAGCTTCTGGATGGAATTGGTTTGAAAGATGAAAGTTGCTTGTGCAGATGCTACGCATCAGATTCTGATGAGACCATGTTGATAGAGGATGGCTAA
- the LOC107770819 gene encoding PTI1-like tyrosine-protein kinase 2 isoform X2, translating into MFGSSSAKGGISSLLRRRRVPKAKKRTIVVGLKSDNSSREMLLRLLTSVVMPGDYVLAVHVQQPNDIFDPNTFHRHEDICKSKQVDFQIKVCVGESYISELSNQVRINFATMLAVGCSSPCDQIVGKLLKELPPTCLLLVMDKGGKVLLQKSGTSQEGAPIKVLHSSESSLSASSSSTESRNKYQIQKSLSMPCSSTSTSSQPTENATFPRTRKYLQHKNTAAKNLFQRLAYLEMICCTRRFTIDELRCATDNFSPNLLTGEGGHSRVYRANLDNGQVAAVKVLKNTQYSEDDLFGEVEILSNLKHENIIQLVGYCYSKDMEAIVYNLLKDSLKQRLKQLNWNTRMQVAIGVARGLEYLHSQTPPIIHRDVKSSNILLSGDCHPQLSDFGAAVVHQQTQQDSAFVKPVHVVGTFGYLAPEYIMYGKVDEKIDVYSYGVVLLELITGKEAIQTDLESHHESLVLWARSLLSCGLCDLLVDPDLSENYNKDEMKTVILAARLCLLHSSSRRPTMKTILNLLVCRFCVYLRSQSTG; encoded by the exons ATGTTTGGTAGTTCAAGTGCCAAAGGAGGAATTTCCTCACTCCTGAGAAGAAGGAGAGTGCCCAAGGCCAAGAAGCGAACAATTGTGGTCGGTCTCAAATCCGACAATAGCAGCAGAGAAATGCTGCTTCGTTTGCTCACTTCAGTTGTAATGCCCGGAGACTATGTTCTGGCTGTTCATGTACAACAACCTAATGATATTTTTGATCCAAATACTTTTCACAGACATGAGGATATCTGCAAATCAAAGCAG gtGGATTTTCAAATCAAGGTTTGTGTAGGAGAGTCGTATATAAGTGAGCTGAGTAATCAAGTACGTATAAACTTTGCCACAATGCTTGCCGTTGGATGCAGCAGCCCCTG TGATCAGATTGTTGGCAAACTTTTGAAAGAATTGCCTCCTACTTGCTTACTTCTTGTAATGGATAAGGGAGGAAAAGTCCTACTCCAGAAGTCGGGGACTTCACAAGAAGGCGCTCCAATTAAAGTTCTACATTCATCTGAGTCCTCTCTGTCAGCTTCCAGCAGCTCTACAGAATCGAGAAATAAGTATCAGATTCAAAAATCTTTGTCAATGCCGTGTTCCTCAACATCAACGTCATCACAGCCGACTGAAAATGCAACTTTTCCTAGGACCAGGAAGTATTTGCAGCACAAAAATACTGCAGCTAAGAATCTGTTTCAGAGGTTAGCTTACTTAGAGATGATTTGCTGCACCAGACGCTTCACAATTGATGAACTTAGATGTGCAACAGATAACTTCAGTCCCAATCTGTTGACTGGAGAGGGTGGTCATAGTAGAGTCTATCGAGCTAATCTCGACAACGGGCAGGTTGCAGCAGTGAAAGTCCTTAAAAACACACAATATTCCGAAGATGATCTGTTCGGGGAAGTTGAAATATTGAGCAATCTGAAACACGAGAACATAATTCAGCTTGTCGGTTACTGTTACAGTAAAGACATGGAAGCAATCGTGTATAATCTACTGAAGGACAGTTTAAAGCAAAGGCTAAAACAGCTTAATTGGAACACAAGGATGCAAGTTGCTATAGGAGTGGCAAGGGGATTAGAATACCTCCATTCTCAAACCCCTCCTATCATTCACAGAGATGTGAAATCATCAAACATTCTCTTATCTGGCGATTGCCACCCACAA CTATCAGATTTTGGAGCAGCAGTAGTACACCAGCAAACTCAGCAAGATTCAGCTTTTGTGAAACCAGTTCACGTTGTTGGGACATTTGGATACCTGGCGCCTGAGTACATTATGTATGGCAAAGTTGATGAAAAGATAGATGTATACTCTTACGGGGTAGTCCTGTTGGAATTGATCACAGGGAAAGAGGCCATCCAAACAGACCTGGAATCTCATCATGAAAGCTTAGTGCTGTGG GCGAGGTCTCTACTCAGTTGCGGTCTTTGTGATCTTCTTGTTGATCCTGACTTAAGCGAGAACTACAACAAAGATGAGATGAAAACAGTGATTCTTGCAGCACGGCTCTGCCTCTTGCATTCATCTTCAAGGAGGCCAACGATGAAAACA ATTTTGAATTTGCTGGTGTGCAGATTCTGCGTTTATTTGAGGAGCCAGAGCACTGGTTAG
- the LOC107770821 gene encoding L-ascorbate oxidase homolog, protein MRLLSGENGRRWCYFALVALYLEICIVVAEDPYRYFDWRISYGDIYPLGVRQQGILINGQFPGPDIYSVTNDNLIINVHNDLPDPFLLTWNGLQQRKNSFEDGVYGTTCPIPPGKNFTYIMQVKDQIGSFFYFPSLKFHKAAGGFGGIRILSRPRIPVPFPEPAGDFTLLIGDWYKTDHKALQTILDLGKMLKFPDGIQINGLGPDGAKFTVEPGKTYRLRISNVGLQNTLNFRIQGHQMKLVEVEGTHTIQTTLSSLDVHVGQSYSVLVTADQPAQDYYIAVSSRFTTQILNSTAILHYSNSKKPVSGPPPPGPTTDISWSLNQARSIRTNLTASGPRPNPQGSYHYGQINVTRTIRLANSAGLVDRKQRYAVNGVSFIPADTPLKLADYYNIKGVFEVGSIPDQPTGRHIHLDTAVMGADYRAFVEIVFENRENIMQSWHLDGYSFFVVGMDGGRWSPASKKQYNLIDAVSRCTTQVYPRSWTAIYIPLDNVGMWNLRTQFWARQYLGQQFYLRVYTPVQSFRDEYPIPKNALHCGRARGRAIRAL, encoded by the exons ATGAGGTTGCTATCaggggaaaatggtagaaggtggTGCTATTTTGCCTTAGTGGCTCTCTACTTGGAGATTTGTATAGTAGTTGCTGAAGATCCATATAGATACTTCGACTGGAGAATCAGCTATGGCGATATATATCCTCTTGGTGTCCGCCAACAG GGAATTCTGATAAATGGACAATTTCCGGGTCCTGATATATACAGCGTTACCAATGACAACCTTATCATCAACGTCCATAATGATTTGCCTGACCCATTTCTTCTCACCTG GAATGGGCTCCAACAAAGGAAAAATTCGTTTGAAGATGGTGTATATGGAACAACATGTCCCATCCCTCCTGGAAAAAATTTCACATACATAATGCAAGTGAAAGATCAAATAGGAAGTTTCTTCTATTTTCCATCTCTTAAATTCCATAAAGCCGCTGGTGGATTTGGAGGAATTAGGATTCTCAGTAGGCCAAGAATTCCAGTCCCTTTCCCTGAACCTGCTGGAGATTTCACCCTTCTTATTGGAGATTGGTACAAAACTGATCACAAG GCATTACAAACAATTTTAGACCTTGGAAAGATGCTTAAATTCCCTGATGGCATTCAGATCAATGGTCTTGGTCCTGATGGTGCAAAATTCACTGTTGAACCAG GAAAAACATACAGGTTAAGAATATCCAACGTGGGACTTCAAAATACACTTAACTTTAGAATTCAGGGACACCAGATGAAGTTGGTTGAAGTTGAGGGAACTCATACAATACAAACTACATTGTCTTCTCTTGATGTGCATGTTGGTCAGTCCTACTCAGTATTGGTCACTGCAGATCAGCCTGCTCAAGACTACTACATTGCTGTTTCCAGCCGCTTCACCACTCAAATTCTTAATTCCACAGCCATTCTTCATTACAGCAACTCTAAAAAGCCGGTTTCTGGACCACCTCCTCCAGGGCCGACCACTGACATCTCTTGGTCCCTGAATCAGGCTCGTTCTATTAG GACTAATCTTACAGCCAGTGGACCAAGACCAAACCCACAAGGCTCCTACCATTATGGTCAAATAAATGTCACTAGAACAATAAGACTAGCAAATTCTGCTGGCTTAGTTGATAGAAAACAGAGATATGCAGTTAATGGTGTGTCCTTCATCCCTGCCGATACGCCGCTTAAGCTAGCAGACTATTATAATATCAAAGGAGTATTCGAAGTAGGAAGCATCCCTGATCAGCCTACAGGTCGACACATACACCTTGACACAGCAGTTATGGGAGCAGACTACAGAGCATTTGTGGAGATTGTTTTTGAGAACAGAGAGAACATTATGCAAAGCTGGCATCTTGATGGTTACTCTTTCTTTGTCGTCGG AATGGATGGTGGTAGATGGAGTCCTGCAAGTAAAAAACAGTACAACCTTATAGACGCAGTTTCACGCTGTACCACGCAG GTTTATCCAAGATCATGGACTGCAATATATATACCCCTGGATAATGTAGGAATGTGGAACCTGAGGACTCAATTCTGGGCAAGGCAATACCTCGGGCAACAATTTTATTTGCGAGTATATACACCAGTTCAATCGTTCCGCGACGAATATCCTATCCCAAAGAATGCTTTGCACTGTGGCAGGGCCAGGGGTAGAGCCATAAGAGCATTATAG